One genomic window of Conger conger chromosome 9, fConCon1.1, whole genome shotgun sequence includes the following:
- the opn4.1 gene encoding melanopsin-like: MNYLSARMGVGCGPGHLDCNGTFREPLSARSHRLLDRQSQNPTAIPRPHPQLLQPPRFSAAEDEPDRARHVVGAAVLAVGLAGLLGNALATYAVWRSRPPRSAGSALAGNLAAAGLLASLTQPPVFFAAGLHRRWPFGERACQLHAFCGSLLAVCSMTSLTAIAADRCLAVARPLALLGGVTRRRAGALLAGLWAYALGWSLPPFFGWSAYVPEGLRTPCAWDYLSFTPSVRAYTALLFVFVFLVPLGAVAACALACALAVRTARREARELGSGEAQKAYARIQSEWKLARAALLVVLLSVVSWSPYALAALTATAGYPRLLARYTDSLPAVMAQASAVLHPVIYAVAHPKYRAAIARYVPLLRAPGKDLRSSFSSSSSHRPTATCLSSLGAVARANRRRDRMRLSPASDSESCWVESEVAPRRTSVDVFPLVQLAGGARGAPDPAFNAPVSGVTEEDVPDGGVRSDGKAFLLQED, from the coding sequence ATGAACTACCTCTCCGCCAGAATGGGCGTGGGGTGCGGCCCGGGACACCTCGACTGCAACGGGACGTTTAGGGAGCCCCTGTCCGCCAGGAGCCACAGGCTGCTGGACCGTCAGTCCCAGAATCCCACCGCGATCCCGCGCCCCCACCCTCAGCTCCTGCAGCCGCCCCGCTTCTCCGCGGCGGAGGACGAGCCGGACCGCGCCCGCCACGTCGTCGGCGCGGCGGTCCTGGCGGTGGGGCTGGCCGGGTTGCTGGGCAACGCCCTGGCGACGTACGCCGTCTGGCGGAGCCGGCCCCCGCGCTCGGCGGGGAGCGCGCTGGCGGGGAACCTGGCGGCCGCGGGCCTGCTGGCCTCTCTCACGCAGCCGCCCGTGTTCTTCGCCGCCGGCCTGCACCGCCGCTGGCCGTTCGGCGAGCGCGCCTGCCAGCTCCACGCCTTCTGCGGCTCGCTGCTCGCCGTCTGCTCCATGACCAGCCTGACCGCCATCGCCGCCGACCGCTGCCTCGCCGTGGCCCGGCCCCTGGCCCTCCTGGGCGGGGTGACCCGGCGGCGCGCGGGGGCCCTGCTCGCCGGCCTGTGGGCCTACGCCCTGGGCTGGAGCCTGCCGCCCTTCTTCGGCTGGAGCGCCTACGTCCCGGAAGGCCTGCGGACCCCCTGCGCCTGGGACTACCTGAGCTTCACGCCCTCCGTGCGCGCCTACACCGCCCTGCTCTTCGTCTTCGTCTTCCTGGTCCCGCTGGGCGCCGTGGCGGCCTGCGCCCTGGCCTGCGCCCTGGCCGTGCGGACGGCCCGCAGGGAGGCGCGGGAGCTGGGGTCCGGGGAGGCGCAGAAGGCGTACGCGCGGATCCAGAGCGAGTGGAAGCTGGCCAGGGCGGCCCTGCTGGTCGTCCTGCTCTCCGTGGTCTCCTGGTCTCCCTACGCGCTGGCGGCCCTCACTGCCACGGCGGGGTACCCCCGCCTGCTCGCCCGCTACACGGACTCCCTCCCCGCCGTCATGGCCCAGGCCTCGGCCGTCCTCCACCCCGTCATCTACGCCGTCGCCCACCCCAAGTACCGCGCGGCTATCGCCCGCTACGTGCCCCTGCTCCGGGCTCCGGGGAAGGACCTGCGCTcctccttcagctcctcctcctcccaccgCCCCACCGCCACCTGCCTGAGCTCCCTGGGTGCAGTAGCCCGAGCCAACAGACGCCGGGACAGGATGCGACTCTCCCCCGCCTCGGACTCCGAGTCCTGCTGGGTGGAGAGTGAGGTCGCTCCGCGGCGTACCTCCGTGGATGTCTTCCCCCTCGTGCAGCTGGccgggggggcgaggggggcacCCGACCCCGCTTTCAATGCACCCGTCTCCGGGGTCACGGAGGAAGACGTGCCAGACGGGGGCGTGAGGTCGGACGGAAAAGCTTTCCTGCTTCAGGAGGACTGA